A stretch of the Immundisolibacter sp. genome encodes the following:
- a CDS encoding alpha/beta fold hydrolase, with amino-acid sequence MSIEHHTAELPAVRLHYLLAGHGPALLLLHGWPQSSHEWRLLIPELAKRYRVIAPDLRGLGDSGRPVGGYDKMTIAGDLRVLLRDKLGITQTAVVGHDWGGAVAYALAAQDRALVTRLAILDMLLPGVELPGLGPDALSRYWHFGFHGVRDLPEMLVAGRERAYISWFFQNFAYNPRAITEADVDEYARCLAQPGALRAGFEYYRAAGQDAVDFAATARERLAIPVLALGGERSIGAAVRLCMEQVANDVRGGVIERCGHWIAEEQPQALRDALLAFLGEA; translated from the coding sequence ATGTCGATTGAGCATCATACCGCCGAGTTGCCCGCAGTCCGGCTGCATTACCTGCTTGCCGGCCACGGCCCGGCGCTGCTGCTGCTACATGGCTGGCCACAGAGCAGTCACGAATGGCGGCTCCTGATTCCCGAGCTGGCCAAGCGCTATCGCGTGATTGCGCCAGACTTGCGGGGACTCGGCGACTCTGGGCGGCCGGTCGGCGGCTACGACAAGATGACGATCGCAGGCGACCTGCGTGTACTGCTGCGCGACAAACTCGGCATCACGCAAACAGCCGTCGTCGGCCACGACTGGGGCGGGGCGGTTGCCTATGCCTTGGCCGCGCAGGATCGCGCGCTGGTGACACGCCTGGCCATCCTGGACATGCTGTTACCGGGGGTCGAGTTGCCGGGCCTGGGACCGGATGCACTGTCCCGCTACTGGCATTTCGGCTTCCACGGCGTGCGTGACCTGCCGGAAATGCTGGTAGCCGGCCGGGAACGTGCCTATATCTCGTGGTTCTTTCAGAACTTCGCCTACAACCCGCGCGCTATCACCGAAGCCGACGTCGACGAGTACGCGCGCTGCCTGGCACAGCCGGGGGCCTTGCGAGCCGGCTTCGAGTATTACCGTGCTGCCGGCCAGGACGCCGTCGACTTCGCAGCGACAGCGCGGGAGCGGTTGGCCATCCCGGTACTGGCACTGGGGGGCGAACGCAGCATCGGCGCGGCGGTCAGGCTGTGCATGGAACAAGTGGCCAACGACGTGCGCGGGGGCGTCATCGAGCGCTGTGGCCACTGGATTGCCGAAGAACAACCGCAGGCGCTGCGCGACGCCCTGCTGGCGTTCCTGGGCGAAGCCTGA
- the cysN gene encoding sulfate adenylyltransferase subunit CysN, protein MAHVSDLIASDIEQYLAQHERKSLLRFITCGSVDDGKSTVIGRLLFESKMLFEDQLAAMEEDSKKWGTQGEDMDFALLVDGLAAEREQGITIDVAYRFFSTDQRKFIVADTPGHEQYTRNMITGASTADCAVILIDARKGVLTQTRRHSYLVNLIGIRNVVLAINKMDLVDFAEDVFRQIDADYRAFAAQIGLTDITSIPLSGLKGDNMIDPSERTPWYHGPTLMGFLETCEIDDTRRQRDPFRLPVQWVNRPNLDFRGFCGLIASGRIRPGDRIRVQPSGRESRVARIVALDGDLPEAVAGQSVTLTLQDEVDISRGDVISTAELPAEVADQFECTMVWMADEPMLPGRPYLLKIGTRTVSATITEPKYKVNVNTLEHLAAKQLELNEIGVCNIALDRAIAFDAYKNNRDTGGFILIDRLSNNTVGAGMLHFALRRAHNIHMQHVDVDKQARGAIMGQKPVVLWFTGLSGAGKSTIANLVEKKLLALGRHSYLLDGDNVRHGLNKDLGFTDADRVENVRRVGEVARLMVDAGLIVLTAFISPFRSERALARSLLDEAEFVEIHVDTPLAVAETRDVKGLYKKARLGELKNFTGIDSPYEAPETPELRIDTVECDAERAADIVIEELRRRDCIP, encoded by the coding sequence ATGGCGCACGTATCGGACCTGATTGCCAGCGACATCGAACAGTACCTCGCCCAGCACGAGCGCAAGAGCCTTTTGCGCTTCATCACCTGTGGCAGCGTGGATGACGGCAAGAGCACCGTCATCGGCCGCCTGCTGTTCGAGTCAAAGATGCTGTTCGAGGATCAACTGGCCGCAATGGAGGAAGACAGCAAAAAATGGGGCACCCAGGGCGAGGACATGGATTTTGCGCTGCTGGTGGATGGACTGGCCGCCGAGCGCGAGCAGGGCATAACCATCGACGTCGCCTACCGCTTTTTCAGCACCGACCAACGCAAGTTCATCGTCGCCGACACGCCCGGTCACGAGCAGTACACGCGCAATATGATCACCGGGGCCTCCACCGCTGACTGCGCAGTCATTCTGATCGACGCCCGCAAGGGTGTACTCACGCAAACCCGTCGCCACAGCTACCTGGTGAACCTGATCGGCATCCGTAATGTGGTGCTGGCCATCAACAAAATGGACCTGGTTGACTTCGCCGAGGACGTGTTCCGCCAGATCGATGCGGATTACCGCGCCTTCGCGGCGCAAATCGGCCTGACTGACATCACGTCCATTCCCCTGTCCGGCCTCAAGGGCGACAACATGATCGACCCCAGCGAACGCACCCCGTGGTACCACGGGCCGACGCTGATGGGCTTTCTGGAAACCTGCGAAATCGACGACACCCGCCGACAACGCGATCCGTTTCGTCTGCCAGTGCAGTGGGTTAACCGGCCGAACCTCGATTTTCGTGGTTTCTGCGGGCTGATCGCGAGTGGCCGTATCCGGCCCGGCGATCGTATCCGCGTGCAGCCATCGGGCCGCGAGAGCCGCGTCGCCCGCATTGTTGCGCTTGACGGCGACCTGCCAGAAGCGGTGGCGGGCCAGTCGGTAACCCTGACCCTGCAAGACGAGGTCGATATCTCGCGCGGTGACGTCATTTCCACTGCTGAGTTGCCCGCCGAAGTCGCCGACCAGTTCGAATGCACCATGGTCTGGATGGCCGACGAACCGATGCTGCCCGGCCGTCCATACCTGCTCAAGATCGGCACCCGCACCGTGAGCGCAACCATCACCGAGCCGAAGTACAAGGTCAACGTAAACACCCTGGAACACCTGGCGGCAAAGCAGCTCGAACTGAACGAAATCGGCGTGTGCAATATCGCGCTTGACCGTGCGATCGCCTTCGACGCCTACAAGAACAATCGCGACACCGGCGGCTTCATCCTGATCGACCGCCTTAGCAACAACACCGTCGGCGCCGGCATGCTGCACTTCGCGCTGCGCCGCGCCCACAACATTCACATGCAGCACGTGGACGTCGACAAGCAGGCGCGGGGCGCCATCATGGGCCAAAAGCCGGTGGTGCTGTGGTTCACCGGCCTGTCAGGCGCCGGTAAATCGACCATTGCCAACCTGGTGGAGAAGAAGCTGCTCGCGCTGGGCCGTCACTCGTACCTGCTGGACGGCGACAACGTCCGCCACGGCCTGAACAAGGATCTGGGCTTCACCGACGCGGACCGGGTCGAGAACGTACGCCGCGTGGGCGAGGTGGCCAGACTCATGGTCGACGCCGGGCTGATCGTGCTGACGGCATTCATCTCGCCATTCCGCTCGGAGCGGGCCTTGGCCCGCAGCCTGCTGGACGAGGCCGAGTTTGTCGAAATCCATGTCGACACGCCACTGGCGGTTGCCGAAACTCGGGACGTCAAGGGTCTTTACAAGAAGGCCCGCCTGGGCGAGCTGAAAAACTTCACCGGCATCGACTCCCCCTATGAAGCGCCCGAAACCCCGGAACTGCGGATCGACACGGTCGAGTGCGACGCCGAACGGGCCGCCGATATCGTCATAGAAGAGCTGCGTCGGCGCGATTGCATTCCGTGA
- the cysD gene encoding sulfate adenylyltransferase subunit CysD: MTVLTHLQRLEAESIHVLREVVAETDKPVMLYSIGKDSAVMLHVARKAFYPAPPPFPLLHVDTTWKFRAMYALRERMARELGMELLVYQNPEAKALGINPFDHGSQVHTDMWKTQGLKQALDLYGFDAAFGGARRDEEKSRAKERIFSFRTAQHRWDPKSQRPELWHLYNGRKHKGESIRVFPISNWTELDVWQYIHLENIPIVPLYFAAERPVVERDGTLIMVDDERMPLHPGETPMLKKVRFRTLGCYPLSGAIESEADTLTAVIQEMLLTRTSERQGRMIDHDTAASMEKKKQEGYF, from the coding sequence ATGACCGTTCTGACTCACCTACAACGCCTTGAAGCAGAAAGTATCCATGTCCTGCGCGAGGTGGTCGCCGAGACCGACAAGCCGGTCATGCTGTACTCGATCGGCAAGGACAGCGCCGTCATGCTGCACGTGGCCCGCAAGGCTTTCTATCCCGCGCCGCCGCCATTTCCACTGCTGCACGTCGACACCACCTGGAAGTTTCGCGCCATGTACGCCCTGCGTGAACGCATGGCGCGCGAGCTGGGCATGGAACTGCTGGTCTACCAGAATCCCGAGGCCAAAGCCCTGGGCATCAACCCGTTTGACCACGGCTCGCAGGTCCATACCGACATGTGGAAAACGCAGGGCCTGAAGCAGGCGCTGGACCTGTACGGGTTCGACGCGGCCTTTGGCGGGGCCCGCCGCGACGAGGAAAAATCGCGCGCCAAGGAACGCATCTTCTCGTTTCGCACCGCACAACACCGCTGGGATCCGAAAAGCCAGCGCCCGGAACTTTGGCACCTGTATAACGGACGCAAGCACAAGGGCGAGTCGATCCGGGTGTTTCCGATCAGCAACTGGACCGAGCTCGATGTCTGGCAGTACATCCACCTGGAGAACATCCCGATCGTGCCGCTGTACTTCGCCGCCGAGCGCCCGGTGGTCGAGCGCGACGGCACCCTGATCATGGTCGACGACGAGCGCATGCCCCTGCACCCCGGCGAGACGCCGATGCTCAAGAAGGTCCGCTTTCGCACGCTGGGTTGCTATCCGCTGTCCGGCGCAATCGAGTCCGAAGCCGACACGCTCACCGCCGTCATCCAGGAGATGCTGCTGACCCGTACCTCCGAGCGCCAGGGTCGCATGATCGACCACGACACCGCCGCCTCGATGGAAAAGAAAAAGCAGGAGGGCTACTTCTGA